One part of the Trichomycterus rosablanca isolate fTriRos1 chromosome 25, fTriRos1.hap1, whole genome shotgun sequence genome encodes these proteins:
- the hes6 gene encoding transcription cofactor HES-6 isoform X2 encodes MAPASRNGRNDADHYSIKGDRKTRKPLVEKKRRARINESLQELRLMLADSDAQTKMENAEVLEMTVKHVESILQNRAKADNMNREASERFAAGYIQCMHEVHTFVSNCPGIDATIAADLLNHLLECMPLNDEDRFQDLLSDLIGDANVSAWPSEAMYPALSPQGGSASASQSFHSPSPSSTSSDDLCSDIDETDTEHGHANSRDPQDNMPTIFHSKSVWRPW; translated from the exons ATGGCCCCTGCTTCCCGTAATGGCAGAAACGATGCGGACCACTACAGTATCAAAGGAGACAGGAAG ACAAGAAAGCCGTTGGTGGAGAAGAAGCGGCGCGCGAGGATTAATGAAAGTTTGCAGGAGCTGCGCTTGATGCTAGCTGACTCAGAT gcgCAAACAAAGATGGAGAATGCTGAGGTTTTGGAAATGACCGTGAAACACGTGGAAAGTATTCTTCAAAACAGAGCCAAAG CTGACAACATGAACCGTGAGGCGAGTGAGCGGTTTGCAGCTGGGTATATCCAGTGCATGCACGAGGTGCACACTTTTGTGTCCAACTGTCCTGGCATTGATGCCACCATTGCCGCTGACCTTCTCAACCATCTGCTCGAATGCATGCCTTTAAACGACGAGGATCGCTTTCAGGATCTCCTGTCCGATCTGATCGGAGATGCCAACGTTAGCGCCTGGCCGAGTGAGGCGATGTACCCTGCGCTGTCCCCCCAGGGAGGAAGTGCATCTGCTAGCCAGTCGTTCCACTCCCCATCCCCTTCCAGCACGTCCAGCGACGACCTGTGCTCGGACATCGACGAGACCGACACGGAACACGGCCACGCCAATAGTCGGGACCCACAGGACAACATGCCCACGATTTTCCATTCCAAATCAGTATGgagaccctggtag
- the hes6 gene encoding transcription cofactor HES-6 isoform X1 → MAPASRNGRNDADHYSIKGDRKTRKPLVEKKRRARINESLQELRLMLADSDAQTKMENAEVLEMTVKHVESILQNRAKAADNMNREASERFAAGYIQCMHEVHTFVSNCPGIDATIAADLLNHLLECMPLNDEDRFQDLLSDLIGDANVSAWPSEAMYPALSPQGGSASASQSFHSPSPSSTSSDDLCSDIDETDTEHGHANSRDPQDNMPTIFHSKSVWRPW, encoded by the exons ATGGCCCCTGCTTCCCGTAATGGCAGAAACGATGCGGACCACTACAGTATCAAAGGAGACAGGAAG ACAAGAAAGCCGTTGGTGGAGAAGAAGCGGCGCGCGAGGATTAATGAAAGTTTGCAGGAGCTGCGCTTGATGCTAGCTGACTCAGAT gcgCAAACAAAGATGGAGAATGCTGAGGTTTTGGAAATGACCGTGAAACACGTGGAAAGTATTCTTCAAAACAGAGCCAAAG CAGCTGACAACATGAACCGTGAGGCGAGTGAGCGGTTTGCAGCTGGGTATATCCAGTGCATGCACGAGGTGCACACTTTTGTGTCCAACTGTCCTGGCATTGATGCCACCATTGCCGCTGACCTTCTCAACCATCTGCTCGAATGCATGCCTTTAAACGACGAGGATCGCTTTCAGGATCTCCTGTCCGATCTGATCGGAGATGCCAACGTTAGCGCCTGGCCGAGTGAGGCGATGTACCCTGCGCTGTCCCCCCAGGGAGGAAGTGCATCTGCTAGCCAGTCGTTCCACTCCCCATCCCCTTCCAGCACGTCCAGCGACGACCTGTGCTCGGACATCGACGAGACCGACACGGAACACGGCCACGCCAATAGTCGGGACCCACAGGACAACATGCCCACGATTTTCCATTCCAAATCAGTATGgagaccctggtag